From one Meles meles chromosome 18, mMelMel3.1 paternal haplotype, whole genome shotgun sequence genomic stretch:
- the LOC123929182 gene encoding myosin-8 isoform X2, whose protein sequence is MSASSDAEMAVFGEAAPFLRKSEKERIEAQNKPFDAKTSVFVAEPKASYVKSTIQSKEGGKVTVKTEGGATLTVREDQVFPMNPPKYDKIEDMAMMTHLHEPGVLYNLKERYAAWMIYTYSGLFCVTVNPYKWLPVYNPEVVAAYRGKKRQEAPPHIFSISDNAYQFMLTDRENQSILITGESGAGKTVNTKRVIQYFATIAVTGEKKKEEPTSGKMQGTLEDQIISANPLLEAFGNAKTVRNDNSSRFGKFIRIHFGTTGKLASADIETYLLEKSRVTFQLKAERSYHIFYQITSNKKPDLIEMLLITTNPYDYAFVSQGEITVPSIDDQEELMATDSAIDILGFTPEEKVSIYKLTGAVMHYGNMKFKQKQREEQAEPDGTEVADKAAYLQSLNSADLLKALCYPRVKVGNEYVTKGQTVQQVYNAVGALAKAVYEKMFLWMVTRINQQLDTKQPRQYFIGVLDIAGFEIFDFNSLEQLCINFTNEKLQQFFNHHMFVLEQEEYKKEGIEWTFIDFGMDLAACIELIEKPLGIFSILEEECMFPKATDTSFKNKLYDQHLGKSANFQKPKVVKGKAEAHFSLIHYAGTVDYNIGGWLDKNKDPLNDTVVGLYQKSAMKTLASLFSTYASADTSDSGAKKGAKKKGSSFQTVSALFRENLNKLMTNLRSTHPHFVRCIIPNETKTPGAMEHELVLHQLRCNGVLEGIRICRKGFPSRILYGDFKQRYKVLNASAIPEGQFIDSKKASEKLLASIDIDHTQYKFGHTKVFFKAGLLGLLEEMRDEKLAQIITRTQAVCRGFLMRVEYQKMLQRREAVFCIQYNVRAFMNVKHWPWMKLFFRIKPLLKSAETEKEMATMKEEFQKTKDELAKSEAKRKELEEKMVTLLKEKNDLQLQVQSEADALADAEERCEQLIKNKIQLEAKIKEVTERAEDEEEINAELTAKKRKLEDECSELKKDIDDLELTLAKVEKEKHATENKVKNLTEEMAGLDETIAKLTKEKKALQEAHQQTLDDLQAEEDKVNTLTKAKVKLEQQVDDLEGSLEQEKKLRMDLERSKRKLEGDLKLAQESTMDIENDKQQLDEKLKKKEFEISNLLSKIEDEQAVEVQLQKKIKELQARIEELEEEIEAERASRAKAEKQRSDLSRELEEISERLEEAGGATSAQIEMNKKREAEFQKMRRDLEEATLQHEATAATLRKKHADSVAELGEQIDNLQRVKQKLEKEKSELKMEIDDLASNAEAISKAKGNLEKMCRTLEDQVSELKTKEEEQQRLINDLTAQRARLQTEAGEYSRQLDEKDALVSQLSRSKQASTQQIEELKRQLEEETKAKNALAHALQSSRHDCDLLREQYEEEQEGKAELQRALSKANSEVAQWRTKYETDAIQRTEELEEAKKKLAQRLQEAEEHVEAVNAKCASLEKTKQRLQNEVEDLMLDVERTNAACAALDKKQRNFDKVLAEWKQKYEETQAELEASQKEARALSTELFKVKNAYEESLDHVETLKRENKNLQQEISDLTEQIAEGGKQIHELEKIKKQVEQEKCDIQAALEEAEASLEHEEGKILRIQLELNQVKSEVDRKIAEKDEEIDQLKRNHIRVVESMQSTLDAEIRSRNDAIRLKKKMEGDLNEMEIQLNHANRVAAESLRNYRNTQGILKDTQLHLDDALRGQEDLKEQLAMVERRANLLQAEIEELRATLEQTERSRKMAEQELLDASERVQLLHTQNTSLINTKKKLENDVSQLQSEVEEVIQESRNAEEKAKKAITDAAMMAEELKKEQDTSAHLERMKKNLEQTVKDLQHRLDEAEQLALKGGKKQIQKLEARVRELEGEVENEQKRNAEAVKGLRKHERRVKELTYQTEEDRKNVLRLQDLVDKLQAKVKSYKRQAEEAEEQSNTNLAKFRKLQHELEEAEERADIAESQVNKLRVKSREVHTKISGE, encoded by the exons ATCGTGAGAACCAGTCCATCCTGATCAC CGGAGAATCTGGTGCAGGGAAGACTGTGAACACCAAGCGTGTCATCCAGTACTTTGCAACAATTGCAGTCactggggagaagaagaaggaggaaccTACCTCTGGCAAAATGCAG GGGACCCTTGAAGATCAAATCATCAGTGCCAACCCCCTACTGGAGGCCTTTGGCAACGCCAAGACCGTGAGGAATGACAACTCTTCTCGCTTT GGTAAATTCATTCGAATCCACTTTGGTACTACAGGGAAGCTGGCTTCTGCAGATATTGAAACAT ATCTTCTAGAAAAGTCTAGGGTTACTttccagctgaaggcagaaagaAGCTATCATATTTTTTATCAGATCACTTCCAATAAGAAGCCAGATCTGATTG AAATGCTCCTGATCACCACCAACCCATATGACTATGCCTTCGTCAGTCAAGGGGAGATCACAGTCCCCAGCATTGATGACCAAGAAGAGTTGATGGCCACAGAT AGCGCCATTGACATCCTGGGCTTCACTCCTGAAGAGAAAGTCTCCATCTACAAGCTCACGGGTGCCGTGATGCATTATGGGAACATGAAGTTCAAGCAGAAGCAGCGTGAGGAGCAGGCCGAGCCGGATGGCACCGAAG TTGCTGACAAGGCGGCCTATCTCCAGAGCCTGAACTCTGCTGACTTGCTCAAAGCCCTCTGCTACCCTAGGGTCAAGGTCGGCAACGAGTACGTCACCAAAGGCCAGACTGTGCAGCAG GTGTACAACGCCGTGGGCGCTCTGGCCAAGGCCGTCTACGAGAAGATGTTCCTGTGGATGGTCACCCGCATCAACCAGCAGCTGGACACCAAGCAGCCCAGGCAGTACTTCATTGGGGTCTTGGACATTGCCGGCTTTGAGATCTTTGAT ttcaaCAGCCTGGAGCAGCTGTGCATCAACTTCACCAACGAGAAGCTGCAACAGTTCTTCAACCACCACATGTTCGTGCTGGAGCAGGAGGAGTACAAGAAGGAAGGCATCGAGTGGACCTTCATCGACTTCGGGATGGACCTGGCTGCCTGCATCGAGCTCATCGAGAAG CCACTGGGCATCTTCTCCATCCTGGAAGAAGAGTGCATGTTCCCCAAGGCCACAGACACCTCCTTCAAGAACAAGCTGTATGACCAGCACCTGGGCAAGTCAGCCAACTTCCAGAAGCCCAAGGTGGTCAAGGGCAAGGCCGAGGCCCACTTCTCTCTGATCCACTACGCCGGCACCGTGGACTACAACATTGGTGGCTGGCTTGACAAGAACAAGGACCCCCTGAATGACACTGTGGTTGGGCTGTACCAGAAGTCCGCGATGAAGACTCTGGCCAGTCTCTTTTCCACCTACGCTAGTGCTGA TACCTCAGATAGTGGCGCAAAGAAAGGCGCTAAGAAGAAGGGTTCTTCATTCCAGACCGTGTCAGCCCTTTTCAGG GAAAATCTAAATAAGCTCATGACCAACCTGAGGAGCACTCACCCCCACTTTGTACGCTGCATCATCCCCAATGAAACCAAGACTCCAG GGGCCATGGAGCATGAACTTGTCCTGCACCAGCTGCGGTGCAACGGGGTGCTGGAAGGGATCCGCATCTGCAGGAAGGGGTTCCCGAGCAGGATCCTTTATGGGGATTTTAAACAAAG ATACAAAGTTTTAAATGCAAGCGCTATTCCAGAAGGACAGTTCATTGACAGCAAGAAGGCTTCAGAGAAACTTCTTGCCTCTATTGATATCGACCACACCCAGTATAAATTTGGACATACCAAG GTTTTCTTCAAAGCTGGACTTCTGGGTCTTCTGGAAGAAATGAGAGATGAAAAGTTGGCCCAGATTATAACAAGAACTCAGGCCGTCTGCAGAGGATTCCTAATGAGGGTCGAGTATCAGAAGATGTTGCAAAGGAG AGAAGCCGTTTTCTGCATCCAGTACAACGTCCGTGCCTTCATGAACGTCAAACACTGGCCCTGGATGAAGCTCTTCTTCAGGATCAAGCCGCTCCTCAAGAGCGCGGAGACCGAAAAGGAGATGGCCACCATGAAGGAGGAGTTTCAGAAAACCAAAGACGAGCTCGCCAAGTCAGAGGCAAAAAGGAAGGAACTGGAGGAAAAAATGGTCACtctcttaaaagagaaaaatgacctGCAGCTCCAAGTTCAGTCC GAAGCTGATGCCTTGGCTGATGCAGAGGAAAGGTGTGAGCAACTGatcaaaaacaaaatccagctGGAGGCCAAGATCAAGGAGGTGACTGAGAGAGCAGAGGACGAGGAAGAGATCAATGCCGAGCTGACGGCCAAGAAGAGGAAACTGGAGGATGAGTGTTCAGAGCTCAAGAAAGACATTGATGACCTTGAGCTGACCCTGGCCAAGGTTGAAAAGGAGAAGCACGCCACAGAGAACAAG gtGAAAAACCTCACGGAAGAAATGGCAGGTCTGGATGAAACCATCGCAAAGCTGACCAAGGAGAAGAAAGCCCTCCAAGAGGCCCACCAGCAGACCCTGGATGACCTGCAGGCAGAAGAGGACAAAGTCAACACCCTGACCAAGGCTAAAGTCAAGCTAGAGCAGCAAGTGGATGAT CTTGAAGGGTCCCtagagcaagaaaagaaacttCGAATGGATCTAGAAAGATCAAAGAGGAAACTAGAGGGAGACCTAAAATTGGCCCAAGAATCCACAATGGATATAGAAAATGACAAGCAGCAACTTGATGAGAAACTCAAAAA GAAAGAATTTGAAATCAGCAATCTGCTAAGCAAAATTGAAGATGAGCAGGCAGTAGAAGTTCAACTACAGAAGAAGATCAAAGAGCTGCAG GCCCGCAttgaggagctggaggaggaaatCGAGGCAGAGCGGGCCTCCCGGGCCAAAGCAGAGAAACAGCGCTCTGACCTCTCCCGGGAACTGGAGGAGATCAGTGAGCGCCTGGAGGAAGCCGGTGGGGCCACTTCCGCCCAGATTGAGATGAACAAGAAGCGCGAGGCCGAGTTCCAGAAGATGCGCAGGGACCTGGAGGAGGCCACCCTGCAGCACGAAGCCACGGCGGCCACCCTGAGGAAGAAGCATGCAGACAGCGTGGCCGAGCTCGGGGAGCAGATAGACAACctgcagagggtgaagcagaagctggagaaggagaagagcgAGCTGAAGATGGAGATCGATGACCTCGCCAGTAACGCAGAGGCCATTTCCAAAGCCAAG GGAAACCTTGAAAAGATGTGTCGCACTCTAGAAGACCAGGTGAGTGAACTTAAGACCAAGGAAGAGGAGCAGCAGCGGCTGATCAACGACCTGACGGCTCAGAGAGCGCGTCTGCAGACGGAAGCAG GTGAATATTCCCGACAATTAGATGAGAAAGATGCTTTAGTCTCTCAGCTTTCAAGAAGCAAACAAGCATCGACTCAGCAGATCGAGGAGCTGAAACGTCAGCTGGAAGAAGAAACTAAA GCCAAGAATGCCCTGGCCCACGCCCTACAGTCCTCTCGCCATGACTGTGACCTGCTGCGGGAACAGTatgaggaggagcaggagggcaAGGCCGAGCTGCAGAGGGCTCTGTCCAAGGCCAACAGTGAGGTGGCCCAGTGGAGGACCAAATACGAGACAGACGCCATCCAGCGCacggaggagctggaggaggccaA GAAGAAGCTGGCCCAGCGTCTGCAAGAAGCCGAGGAGCACGTAGAAGCCGTGAACGCCAAATGCGCTTCTCTAGAAAAGACGAAGCAGCGGCTCCAGAATGAGGTGGAGGACCTCATGCTGGACGTGGAGAGAACCAACGCAGCCTGCGCCGCCCTGGACAAGAAGCAGAGGAACTTCGACAAG GTCCTGGCGGAGTGGAAACAGAAGTACGAGGAAACTCAGGCTGAACTCGAGGCCTCCCAGAAGGAGGCCCGAGCACTCAGCACTGAGCTATTCAAGGTCAAGAATGCCTACGAGGAATCCCTGGATCACGTGGAAACCCTAAAGCGAGAGAACAAGAACTTGCAGC AGGAGATTTCTGACCTCACTGAGCAGATTGCTGAGGGAGGGAAGCAAATCCATGaactggagaaaataaagaagcaagtGGAACAAGAGAAATGTGACATTCAGGCTGCCTTAGAGGAAGCAGAG GCATCTCTTGAACATGAAGAGGGAAAGATCCTGCGCATCCAGCTGGAGTTGAACCAAGTCAAGTCTGAGGTCGACAGGAAAATTGCTGAGAAGGATGAGGAAATCGACCAGCTGAAGAGAAACCACATCAGGGTTGTGGAGTCGATGCAGAGCACTCTGGATGCGGAGATCAGGAGCAGGAATGATGCCATCAGGCTCAAGAAGAAGATGGAAGGAGACCTCAATGAGATGGAAATCCAGCTGAACCATGCCAACCGCGTGGCTGCAGAGAgtttgaggaactacagaaacaCCCAAGGCATCCTGAAG GACACCCAGCTGCACCTGGATGATGCCCTGCGGGGCCAGGAGGACCTGAAGGAGCAGCTGGCCATGGTGGAGCGCAGAGCCAACCTGCTGCAGGCCGAGATCGAGGAGCTGCGGGCCACTCTGGAGCAGACGGAGAGGAGCAGGAAAATGGCAGAACAGGAGCTCCTGGATGCCAGTGAGCGCGTCCAGCTCCTGCACACCCAG AACACCAGCCTGATCAACACCAAGAAGAAATTGGAAAATGACGTTTCACAACTCCAGAGTGAAGTGGAAGAAGTTATTCAAGAATCACGCAATGCAGAAGAGAAGGCCAAGAAGGCCATCACTGAT GCGGCCATGATGGCCGAGGAGCTGAAGAAGGAGCAGGACACCAGCGCCCACCTGGAGCGCATGAAGAAGAACTTGGAGCAGACGGTGAAGGACCTGCAGCACCGTCTGGACGAGGCTGAGCAGCTGGCCCTGAAGGGCGGGAAGAAGCAGATCCAGAAACTGGAGGCCAGG GTACGTGAGCTTGAAGGAGAGGTTGAAAATGAGCAGAAACGTAATGCTGAGGCTGTTAAAGGTTTGCGGAAACACGAGAGAAGAGTAAAGGAACTCACCTACCAG ACTGAGGAAGACCGCAAGAATGTTCTCAGACTGCAGGACTTGGTAGATAAATTACAAGCGAAGGTGAAATCATACAAGAGACAAGCTGAGGAGGCT GAGGAACAATCCAACACTAATCTTGCTAAATTCCGCAAGCTCCAGCACGAGCTGGAGGAGGCCGAGGAGCGGGCTGACATTGCCGAGTCCCAGGTCAACAAGCTGCGGGTGAAGAGCCGGGAGGTCCACACGAAAATCAGTGGAGAGTGA
- the LOC123929182 gene encoding myosin-8 isoform X3, whose amino-acid sequence MSASSDAEMAVFGEAAPFLRKSEKERIEAQNKPFDAKTSVFVAEPKASYVKSTIQSKEGGKVTVKTEGGATLTVREDQVFPMNPPKYDKIEDMAMMTHLHEPGVLYNLKERYAAWMIYTYSGLFCVTVNPYKWLPVYNPEVVAAYRGKKRQEAPPHIFSISDNAYQFMLTDRENQSILITGESGAGKTVNTKRVIQYFATIAVTGEKKKEEPTSGKMQGTLEDQIISANPLLEAFGNAKTVRNDNSSRFGKFIRIHFGTTGKLASADIETYLLEKSRVTFQLKAERSYHIFYQITSNKKPDLIEMLLITTNPYDYAFVSQGEITVPSIDDQEELMATDSAIDILGFTPEEKVSIYKLTGAVMHYGNMKFKQKQREEQAEPDGTEVADKAAYLQSLNSADLLKALCYPRVKVGNEYVTKGQTVQQVYNAVGALAKAVYEKMFLWMVTRINQQLDTKQPRQYFIGVLDIAGFEIFDFNSLEQLCINFTNEKLQQFFNHHMFVLEQEEYKKEGIEWTFIDFGMDLAACIELIEKPLGIFSILEEECMFPKATDTSFKNKLYDQHLGKSANFQKPKVVKGKAEAHFSLIHYAGTVDYNIGGWLDKNKDPLNDTVVGLYQKSAMKTLASLFSTYASAEADSGAKKGAKKKGSSFQTVSALFRENLNKLMTNLRSTHPHFVRCIIPNETKTPGAMEHELVLHQLRCNGVLEGIRICRKGFPSRILYGDFKQRYKVLNASAIPEGQFIDSKKASEKLLASIDIDHTQYKFGHTKVFFKAGLLGLLEEMRDEKLAQIITRTQAVCRGFLMRVEYQKMLQRREAVFCIQYNVRAFMNVKHWPWMKLFFRIKPLLKSAETEKEMATMKEEFQKTKDELAKSEAKRKELEEKMVTLLKEKNDLQLQVQSEADALADAEERCEQLIKNKIQLEAKIKEVTERAEDEEEINAELTAKKRKLEDECSELKKDIDDLELTLAKVEKEKHATENKVKNLTEEMAGLDETIAKLTKEKKALQEAHQQTLDDLQAEEDKVNTLTKAKVKLEQQVDDLEGSLEQEKKLRMDLERSKRKLEGDLKLAQESTMDIENDKQQLDEKLKKKEFEISNLLSKIEDEQAVEVQLQKKIKELQARIEELEEEIEAERASRAKAEKQRSDLSRELEEISERLEEAGGATSAQIEMNKKREAEFQKMRRDLEEATLQHEATAATLRKKHADSVAELGEQIDNLQRVKQKLEKEKSELKMEIDDLASNAEAISKAKGNLEKMCRTLEDQVSELKTKEEEQQRLINDLTAQRARLQTEAGEYSRQLDEKDALVSQLSRSKQASTQQIEELKRQLEEETKAKNALAHALQSSRHDCDLLREQYEEEQEGKAELQRALSKANSEVAQWRTKYETDAIQRTEELEEAKKKLAQRLQEAEEHVEAVNAKCASLEKTKQRLQNEVEDLMLDVERTNAACAALDKKQRNFDKVLAEWKQKYEETQAELEASQKEARALSTELFKVKNAYEESLDHVETLKRENKNLQQEISDLTEQIAEGGKQIHELEKIKKQVEQEKCDIQAALEEAEASLEHEEGKILRIQLELNQVKSEVDRKIAEKDEEIDQLKRNHIRVVESMQSTLDAEIRSRNDAIRLKKKMEGDLNEMEIQLNHANRVAAESLRNYRNTQGILKDTQLHLDDALRGQEDLKEQLAMVERRANLLQAEIEELRATLEQTERSRKMAEQELLDASERVQLLHTQNTSLINTKKKLENDVSQLQSEVEEVIQESRNAEEKAKKAITDAAMMAEELKKEQDTSAHLERMKKNLEQTVKDLQHRLDEAEQLALKGGKKQIQKLEARVRELEGEVENEQKRNAEAVKGLRKHERRVKELTYQTEEDRKNVLRLQDLVDKLQAKVKSYKRQAEEAEEQSNTNLAKFRKLQHELEEAEERADIAESQVNKLRVKSREVHTKISGE is encoded by the exons ATCGTGAGAACCAGTCCATCCTGATCAC CGGAGAATCTGGTGCAGGGAAGACTGTGAACACCAAGCGTGTCATCCAGTACTTTGCAACAATTGCAGTCactggggagaagaagaaggaggaaccTACCTCTGGCAAAATGCAG GGGACCCTTGAAGATCAAATCATCAGTGCCAACCCCCTACTGGAGGCCTTTGGCAACGCCAAGACCGTGAGGAATGACAACTCTTCTCGCTTT GGTAAATTCATTCGAATCCACTTTGGTACTACAGGGAAGCTGGCTTCTGCAGATATTGAAACAT ATCTTCTAGAAAAGTCTAGGGTTACTttccagctgaaggcagaaagaAGCTATCATATTTTTTATCAGATCACTTCCAATAAGAAGCCAGATCTGATTG AAATGCTCCTGATCACCACCAACCCATATGACTATGCCTTCGTCAGTCAAGGGGAGATCACAGTCCCCAGCATTGATGACCAAGAAGAGTTGATGGCCACAGAT AGCGCCATTGACATCCTGGGCTTCACTCCTGAAGAGAAAGTCTCCATCTACAAGCTCACGGGTGCCGTGATGCATTATGGGAACATGAAGTTCAAGCAGAAGCAGCGTGAGGAGCAGGCCGAGCCGGATGGCACCGAAG TTGCTGACAAGGCGGCCTATCTCCAGAGCCTGAACTCTGCTGACTTGCTCAAAGCCCTCTGCTACCCTAGGGTCAAGGTCGGCAACGAGTACGTCACCAAAGGCCAGACTGTGCAGCAG GTGTACAACGCCGTGGGCGCTCTGGCCAAGGCCGTCTACGAGAAGATGTTCCTGTGGATGGTCACCCGCATCAACCAGCAGCTGGACACCAAGCAGCCCAGGCAGTACTTCATTGGGGTCTTGGACATTGCCGGCTTTGAGATCTTTGAT ttcaaCAGCCTGGAGCAGCTGTGCATCAACTTCACCAACGAGAAGCTGCAACAGTTCTTCAACCACCACATGTTCGTGCTGGAGCAGGAGGAGTACAAGAAGGAAGGCATCGAGTGGACCTTCATCGACTTCGGGATGGACCTGGCTGCCTGCATCGAGCTCATCGAGAAG CCACTGGGCATCTTCTCCATCCTGGAAGAAGAGTGCATGTTCCCCAAGGCCACAGACACCTCCTTCAAGAACAAGCTGTATGACCAGCACCTGGGCAAGTCAGCCAACTTCCAGAAGCCCAAGGTGGTCAAGGGCAAGGCCGAGGCCCACTTCTCTCTGATCCACTACGCCGGCACCGTGGACTACAACATTGGTGGCTGGCTTGACAAGAACAAGGACCCCCTGAATGACACTGTGGTTGGGCTGTACCAGAAGTCCGCGATGAAGACTCTGGCCAGTCTCTTTTCCACCTACGCTAGTGCTGAAGCAG ATAGTGGCGCAAAGAAAGGCGCTAAGAAGAAGGGTTCTTCATTCCAGACCGTGTCAGCCCTTTTCAGG GAAAATCTAAATAAGCTCATGACCAACCTGAGGAGCACTCACCCCCACTTTGTACGCTGCATCATCCCCAATGAAACCAAGACTCCAG GGGCCATGGAGCATGAACTTGTCCTGCACCAGCTGCGGTGCAACGGGGTGCTGGAAGGGATCCGCATCTGCAGGAAGGGGTTCCCGAGCAGGATCCTTTATGGGGATTTTAAACAAAG ATACAAAGTTTTAAATGCAAGCGCTATTCCAGAAGGACAGTTCATTGACAGCAAGAAGGCTTCAGAGAAACTTCTTGCCTCTATTGATATCGACCACACCCAGTATAAATTTGGACATACCAAG GTTTTCTTCAAAGCTGGACTTCTGGGTCTTCTGGAAGAAATGAGAGATGAAAAGTTGGCCCAGATTATAACAAGAACTCAGGCCGTCTGCAGAGGATTCCTAATGAGGGTCGAGTATCAGAAGATGTTGCAAAGGAG AGAAGCCGTTTTCTGCATCCAGTACAACGTCCGTGCCTTCATGAACGTCAAACACTGGCCCTGGATGAAGCTCTTCTTCAGGATCAAGCCGCTCCTCAAGAGCGCGGAGACCGAAAAGGAGATGGCCACCATGAAGGAGGAGTTTCAGAAAACCAAAGACGAGCTCGCCAAGTCAGAGGCAAAAAGGAAGGAACTGGAGGAAAAAATGGTCACtctcttaaaagagaaaaatgacctGCAGCTCCAAGTTCAGTCC GAAGCTGATGCCTTGGCTGATGCAGAGGAAAGGTGTGAGCAACTGatcaaaaacaaaatccagctGGAGGCCAAGATCAAGGAGGTGACTGAGAGAGCAGAGGACGAGGAAGAGATCAATGCCGAGCTGACGGCCAAGAAGAGGAAACTGGAGGATGAGTGTTCAGAGCTCAAGAAAGACATTGATGACCTTGAGCTGACCCTGGCCAAGGTTGAAAAGGAGAAGCACGCCACAGAGAACAAG gtGAAAAACCTCACGGAAGAAATGGCAGGTCTGGATGAAACCATCGCAAAGCTGACCAAGGAGAAGAAAGCCCTCCAAGAGGCCCACCAGCAGACCCTGGATGACCTGCAGGCAGAAGAGGACAAAGTCAACACCCTGACCAAGGCTAAAGTCAAGCTAGAGCAGCAAGTGGATGAT CTTGAAGGGTCCCtagagcaagaaaagaaacttCGAATGGATCTAGAAAGATCAAAGAGGAAACTAGAGGGAGACCTAAAATTGGCCCAAGAATCCACAATGGATATAGAAAATGACAAGCAGCAACTTGATGAGAAACTCAAAAA GAAAGAATTTGAAATCAGCAATCTGCTAAGCAAAATTGAAGATGAGCAGGCAGTAGAAGTTCAACTACAGAAGAAGATCAAAGAGCTGCAG GCCCGCAttgaggagctggaggaggaaatCGAGGCAGAGCGGGCCTCCCGGGCCAAAGCAGAGAAACAGCGCTCTGACCTCTCCCGGGAACTGGAGGAGATCAGTGAGCGCCTGGAGGAAGCCGGTGGGGCCACTTCCGCCCAGATTGAGATGAACAAGAAGCGCGAGGCCGAGTTCCAGAAGATGCGCAGGGACCTGGAGGAGGCCACCCTGCAGCACGAAGCCACGGCGGCCACCCTGAGGAAGAAGCATGCAGACAGCGTGGCCGAGCTCGGGGAGCAGATAGACAACctgcagagggtgaagcagaagctggagaaggagaagagcgAGCTGAAGATGGAGATCGATGACCTCGCCAGTAACGCAGAGGCCATTTCCAAAGCCAAG GGAAACCTTGAAAAGATGTGTCGCACTCTAGAAGACCAGGTGAGTGAACTTAAGACCAAGGAAGAGGAGCAGCAGCGGCTGATCAACGACCTGACGGCTCAGAGAGCGCGTCTGCAGACGGAAGCAG GTGAATATTCCCGACAATTAGATGAGAAAGATGCTTTAGTCTCTCAGCTTTCAAGAAGCAAACAAGCATCGACTCAGCAGATCGAGGAGCTGAAACGTCAGCTGGAAGAAGAAACTAAA GCCAAGAATGCCCTGGCCCACGCCCTACAGTCCTCTCGCCATGACTGTGACCTGCTGCGGGAACAGTatgaggaggagcaggagggcaAGGCCGAGCTGCAGAGGGCTCTGTCCAAGGCCAACAGTGAGGTGGCCCAGTGGAGGACCAAATACGAGACAGACGCCATCCAGCGCacggaggagctggaggaggccaA GAAGAAGCTGGCCCAGCGTCTGCAAGAAGCCGAGGAGCACGTAGAAGCCGTGAACGCCAAATGCGCTTCTCTAGAAAAGACGAAGCAGCGGCTCCAGAATGAGGTGGAGGACCTCATGCTGGACGTGGAGAGAACCAACGCAGCCTGCGCCGCCCTGGACAAGAAGCAGAGGAACTTCGACAAG GTCCTGGCGGAGTGGAAACAGAAGTACGAGGAAACTCAGGCTGAACTCGAGGCCTCCCAGAAGGAGGCCCGAGCACTCAGCACTGAGCTATTCAAGGTCAAGAATGCCTACGAGGAATCCCTGGATCACGTGGAAACCCTAAAGCGAGAGAACAAGAACTTGCAGC AGGAGATTTCTGACCTCACTGAGCAGATTGCTGAGGGAGGGAAGCAAATCCATGaactggagaaaataaagaagcaagtGGAACAAGAGAAATGTGACATTCAGGCTGCCTTAGAGGAAGCAGAG GCATCTCTTGAACATGAAGAGGGAAAGATCCTGCGCATCCAGCTGGAGTTGAACCAAGTCAAGTCTGAGGTCGACAGGAAAATTGCTGAGAAGGATGAGGAAATCGACCAGCTGAAGAGAAACCACATCAGGGTTGTGGAGTCGATGCAGAGCACTCTGGATGCGGAGATCAGGAGCAGGAATGATGCCATCAGGCTCAAGAAGAAGATGGAAGGAGACCTCAATGAGATGGAAATCCAGCTGAACCATGCCAACCGCGTGGCTGCAGAGAgtttgaggaactacagaaacaCCCAAGGCATCCTGAAG GACACCCAGCTGCACCTGGATGATGCCCTGCGGGGCCAGGAGGACCTGAAGGAGCAGCTGGCCATGGTGGAGCGCAGAGCCAACCTGCTGCAGGCCGAGATCGAGGAGCTGCGGGCCACTCTGGAGCAGACGGAGAGGAGCAGGAAAATGGCAGAACAGGAGCTCCTGGATGCCAGTGAGCGCGTCCAGCTCCTGCACACCCAG AACACCAGCCTGATCAACACCAAGAAGAAATTGGAAAATGACGTTTCACAACTCCAGAGTGAAGTGGAAGAAGTTATTCAAGAATCACGCAATGCAGAAGAGAAGGCCAAGAAGGCCATCACTGAT GCGGCCATGATGGCCGAGGAGCTGAAGAAGGAGCAGGACACCAGCGCCCACCTGGAGCGCATGAAGAAGAACTTGGAGCAGACGGTGAAGGACCTGCAGCACCGTCTGGACGAGGCTGAGCAGCTGGCCCTGAAGGGCGGGAAGAAGCAGATCCAGAAACTGGAGGCCAGG GTACGTGAGCTTGAAGGAGAGGTTGAAAATGAGCAGAAACGTAATGCTGAGGCTGTTAAAGGTTTGCGGAAACACGAGAGAAGAGTAAAGGAACTCACCTACCAG ACTGAGGAAGACCGCAAGAATGTTCTCAGACTGCAGGACTTGGTAGATAAATTACAAGCGAAGGTGAAATCATACAAGAGACAAGCTGAGGAGGCT GAGGAACAATCCAACACTAATCTTGCTAAATTCCGCAAGCTCCAGCACGAGCTGGAGGAGGCCGAGGAGCGGGCTGACATTGCCGAGTCCCAGGTCAACAAGCTGCGGGTGAAGAGCCGGGAGGTCCACACGAAAATCAGTGGAGAGTGA